The Bombyx mori chromosome 4, ASM3026992v2 region cttttctttttttttggcgaCTTCATAGTTGTAAaattttcggagagtaggattaggagaggtaggatgttggaggtgagatcgaggcaacacctgaatgaagcgcggaacatagtacgtgctcgaccacggattgcgtgagagactgacgcagggcatggaagggcccccagtccactctgcgtgcgatcgccgggatccactccggtctccgactccggcacgacgaccgcacgacaggattttacaccggttggcgggacagcttcccggggcggagtttagtagagacacccgggttcaggtcccctactgaccggcgggcggcagcgggtaccgtttcactgggtctccctatacccccgtcaaacaatcacgccccgcgagttcgcacgcacgtctgctccgcaagttccaggcgtcaccaagactcacccccaacaaggaaggggaaaaggaagggatagaactggctctccaacccacacgccggaacacagctaggctatttggcggcggactctagttggagggtggtcgccagccagtcggactaggtcctaccaccggttatgttttcggctcccgtttagcaccacccaggggtcacttgtagggaatcgcgggttaaacctacggaagcgggaagcaccaacccccaaaccttattttattatattattattttattgaagtgaaaaccttattttattatactttttttttattgcttaggtgggtggacgatctcacagcccacctggtgttaagtggttactggagcccatagacatctacaatgtaaatgcgccacccaccttgagatataagttctaaggtctcagtatagttacaacggctaccccacccttcagaccgaaacgcattactgcttcacggcagaaataggcgaggtggtggtacctacccgtgcggactcacaagaggtcctaccaccagtgaactcacaagaggtcctaacaccagtgatTATCAGTGACTTATTTGATAATCTCTTGTTTTTTActgttattgtattattttctaCGCATCGAATAAGtactacagttttcgtggtcacagacaACTAAGGTGATATTCGTTGACCTTTAAATATTGCGCTAGATTCGAATATTGGAAACGtcgatagtaaaataataacaataaaaatactattttaaaccataaataaagtatatatgtagtttttaatttggtctataacttgaaaaaaaattcaatattatattGCAATGGCTTACTTTAAGGGCTATCTTATCGCAGTTTGAAATGTCTTTTTCAGTTTTCTTGCCAGCCTTGTAAAGTATTTTATAGGGCGCTTAAATAGTATTTCAGGTTTATTGAATTCATCTTAATctataaatcaatttaaaaacaaattactagTAATTTATAACGATTAAGCAATAATGTTTTGTGGAGACGCTAATAACTACCCTATTGTATTTGAGCGCGAATAATTTCTCCGCCTTTATTCCTCAATATTCAGGAATGAGAATCATGATTTTTACGTATAGCATTATCACGGTCTATAGTCATCCTAGTCCTGCTCTGTCCGAAAAGCTGCACATATTGACTGTTATCGGTCTTATTTGTCTTTTACAGCTTTTTAAACACTTTATAAAGCGCATAGTTTTCTCTCGACCTTTTCTGACAAAACGTCTGTAGTAAtcggtagttttccaattaggTACAGCACAAGAGcacattatgcggcataatgcaacgcttcgcacaatcgagcactctcaaaagtactgctctcgcgtgatactcgcaatcgataccgactcagtgattttgtttatattatcgttagtaatattatttaatgttgaaaaaaattgtaaggctttcgtttcgtcgtagtttcttagaaataatcaatgttaattaaaactgtgctaacttagcgcactctgcatgatgcatttgaaaactaattcacgttccaattaagcttcagcataattcggcattgtgcgtcactgagtcgcattatgctctgtaattggaaaactaccatcgAGATTTCTACGAAGGCAAACTTAGGCTCTGATTATGTAGATAaggaaacatattttttatatttaactataTTCAACTATATCCACACTCGTCTCATAAGTACCGTTTAACTTTTGACAGCTAAGGAATTATTGTTTTTCCTGCACTCAGGTGGAGCTTGTCAACGACAATCTTTTCGAGTGGCACGTGAGGCTGCACCAGATCGATCCAGAGAGTGATCTTGCCACGGACCTACGAGAACTGCACATTCCGAACATCCTCTTACACTTAGTGTTCCCAGAGAATTTTCCATTTGCACCGCCGTTTATGCGTGTCATCGAACCGAGAATAGAGAAAGGATTCGTTATGGaaggtaacaaaataaaatatatgtaactatattttttttaaattatttacgtaagttattgttcaaaaaaaaaaaaattcgtgtacatattcataaaattaaatatcaactAGCTATTCATTCTTGGTGCGAACAGTCATACGTTTCAATTTAAAGAGTGGAATGGCCGTTAATCTTTAGATGATGATTGAGACTTCAAATTAGATGACGGCATTCACGTTAATATATCTATTGTAACCGGTCTAGACTATATTAACCCTTAGTTCGTCCTACGTTATAGACTGGTAAGAATGAGGGACCGGTACATAGATTGATTGATCGTTGATCCGAGCACCAGCTGTTTtcgattttgtgtttcattactggtttttttaaaaataaagtaatgtattttttatgaaactatcatttcatttagctgtactaatatgatggagcgtaaataaCGCTaacaaaacgttttaaaaatatatttctttttttttcgttccaTCATCGAAGgcgtcattagtactatcgtctgtcttcgttttcggaagcggtctgctaacacccagtatatgtgtatatattgtCAGGTGGAGCGATATGCATGGAGCTGCTGACGCCTCGCGGCTGGGCGTCCGCGTACACCGTGGAGGCGGTGGTGATGCAGTTCGCGGCGTCGGTGGTGAAGGGGCAGGGCCGGGTGGCGCGGGCGCCGACTCGTCCCTCCTGCGAATTCTCGCGGCGACGGGCCGAAGAAGCGTTCCGCTCCGTCGTAAAAACTCACGACAAATACGGCTGGGTCACACCCGCGTTGTCTGATGGCTGAACTGTACAGGTATATAACATTCTTCTTTTTGTCCATAAACAACGaaacaaaattacttttttatcggccatagacatcacaactcATCCAATTTTGTAAAAGGAACACGTAGCTACTTcgtggcggaaataggcaggatggcggacggtttttttttgcatgggtagatggacgagctcacagcccacctgatgtgaagtggttaccggagcccatagacatctataacgtaaatgccgccatccacgttgagatatgagttctaaggtctcagtatagtcacggctgccccacccttcaaaccgaaatgcattactgctgcacggcagacgtaggccgggtggtgatacccacccgtgcggactcacaagagctcctaccaccactacTGTACAAAATAAGTTTAGCGGCCGACCGCCTGTCTGACGTCAACATTCTTCGAAGTCAGCAGCAAATTTAAGTAGATAAGAGGTTACTTGCTTCTCGTGTCATTCAAtcattcaatttatattttttattaaactgtCCCTAATTCGTTTCTTGATCGATGGTAAAGCAGGTTGTGACGTCACCCGAGTTGGTGGCTGTTCCTCTTCATACGTACATATTATAATCCAATTTATATTATGGAATATTAGCACTCTGTGATTGGAGTCGCAGTTTGATATGATCAGTGCCCGGACTCGTACTATTCGCATATAACATCCTCAGACCTCTTATAGCTagctataattataaaaattcgcAACGGCCATGAAATCGCTTCTCAACGCAACTTTGTTCGTGTACAAATTTAACTAACAAATAGGCATTGCTTTTATTTCGTCGAAGTCTTTAGAACCtcaatttaaagttattttaacaAAAGCACGATATTTTTATCTACATCGGGAAATTGCACATACTTAACTCATTATTTATTACCCGGCACTAAACCTAAACGATCACGAATCCATGTAGATAGGTATGCGTGaagtttttgtatttattcaCGGAGCTGCATTGATCGTGTGCCCGCTGCACGCTGCGCCGGTCAGTAACATTGACCTAAATTCATGAAAGTAAAGGAAATCGTTCAGCTACAACCGTCCGGGATATTTCATAACACCATCAATCAATTTAGATGGGCAATTGGCTCAGTCTCGAATGCTATAATCAAGAGCAGGACGAAATCGTATCAATGCGTTCAACCATTGTGTTTTAAGAAACCTTGACAGATTTGTTCGATCCAAACGTCCGTATGTCACAAGAATTTTATTCGAACACTGCTGGCACCGTTTAGATGGAACTTGAATAACCAatgaaattttagaataaagGGCACATACGCATGTGCGTGTCGTAATATAggtgttaaaaaaataagaacgttttgtgttttttttttatggaaattATTCTGTGAGTAATGAATGCA contains the following coding sequences:
- the LOC110384837 gene encoding ubiquitin-conjugating enzyme E2Q-like protein 1, whose translation is MTSRSKEKVAAAFRKLFRSPDKLDNEGAGPSGSPARRGLLRRHRDGVGPAEATASVPASPGASSLVKKKVPGATEVRDRAAAVRTRRLMKELKEIKRLQESRPDPVFTVELVNDNLFEWHVRLHQIDPESDLATDLRELHIPNILLHLVFPENFPFAPPFMRVIEPRIEKGFVMEGGAICMELLTPRGWASAYTVEAVVMQFAASVVKGQGRVARAPTRPSCEFSRRRAEEAFRSVVKTHDKYGWVTPALSDG